The following DNA comes from Terriglobia bacterium.
GACCTACAAGCTGAAGTTCGGCCACCACGGCGGGAATCATCCGGTGAAGCAGTTGCAGAGCGGCAAGGTGGAGATCACGGCGCACAACCACAACTTCGCCGTCGATCCAGATTCGCTGCCTATGAGCGAAGTCGAGTTGACGCACATGGACCTGAACGACAACACGCTGGAGGGCCTGCGCCACCGCAACCTGCCGCTGTTCTCGGTGCAGTACCACCCCGAAGCCTCGCCCGGCCCGCACGATTCGCACTACCTGTTCAACGATTTCGTGGCGATGATGGAGGAGTGGAAGGGACGCTAAATGGGGTCGTATTCCGAGTTTCGGATCGCGTGTTATAACCTGATCTCCAACAAGAGCGAGGTTGTTCCTGTACTCATGACTGTATTCCGGGAATCCGACAAGGTCGTCGTCCCGGAGCGCGAAGATGAAGTGGGCGACTTGGTTCCCGGTGAGTGTCGTTACGTGACATCGGCGAAAATCGCTAAGCAGCGACTCGACATAATGGGCTTCTCGCTCAGAAACACGCGACAGGACTTTGAAGCGGAGAAGTTGGACGCCATTGCTGCCCTCGAAGAGGAGGTCCTCGACTACCAAAAGTGGGAAACTGATTCCGGCGAGCGGCACCCAGACGACGCCGTACCTCAACTCGTCCAGCGCCCCCAAAAGCAGTTGGAGGTTCTGCATTCACTGGGTTTCGCTGATTTTGTATCTGCCTTTCAATACATAAAGAGCCGGCCTGAATTGCTTGCGCCAGTAGCGCGTGTGAAGATTCCACCTGACGCACCGGCAGCTGCCAGGTATGTGCTCACAAGCGAGGACGACGGGTTCATCTACAATTATCCGTGCAGTGACATCAGGTATCTCGTCCGTACGTTCCTGGAAGGCTGCGACGATGCTGAGCAAGTAGTTCAGGATATTTCCGAACTGGTCAGTGGCGGGTACTACGATGTCGCCGACCGAGTTGCCGACAATGCGGTTCAGGCCCTTCTCTCCGAGTTCCCCATAAGCGGCACGATCATAGTGCTGACCGAGGGTTCAAGCGACAGTCAGGCACTCGAAAAAACCTTGCGCCTGCTGTATCCCCAGCTCGCTGATTACTACACGTTCATGGATTTTTTCGGATCCAATGCACAAGGGAGTGCAGGTACTCTCGTGAACACAGTTAAGGCTTTCGTCGGTGCTCGCATTAGCAACCGCGTCGTCGCACTCTTCGACAACGATGCAGCCGCCGAAGATGCACTCCGAGGGCTTTCGAAGACCACCATGCCAGAAAACATTCGTGTGCTGCAGTATCCCGATATTGATCTCGGCGATAAGTACCCGACGATTGGACCCAGTGGTTCGATCACTCTGATGAACGTGAATGGGTCCGGATGCAGCCTTGAGTTGTACTTTGGCGCGGACGTTCTGACGCAAGGAGGTGCGCTGGTGCCAGTTAGGTGGACTGCGTCGAAGGATGCCATTCGTAAGTACCAAGGTGAGATCGGCGACAAGCGCCGTCTGCAAGACCTCTATGCCGAAAAGCTGCGCCGTTGCGGCGATCCGGAGTATTTCGCGAATGCGGATTTCACTGCCATGAAAAAACTTCTCGAGCACCTGCTTGCTGTGTACCAGTAATTTCAAATGCCACGCCGCACCGACATCTCGAAGATCCTCATCATCGGTTCCGGGCCGATCGTCATTGGCCAGTCCGCCGAGTTCGATTATTCCGGCACGCAGGCCTGCAAGGCGCTGAAGGCGGAAGGCTACGAGGTGGTGCTCGCCAACTCCAACCCGGCGACCATCATGACCGACCCCGAAATCGCCGACCGCACCTACATCGAGCCGCTCACTCGGCCCTACCTGGAAGAAATCATCCGCGTCGAGTCCGAATTGTCTGGCGGGCGCGGCTTCGCCTTGTTGCCCACGGTCGGCGGCCAGACCGCGCTGAACCTCGCCGTCGAATTGGCAGACGCGCAGGTGCTCGAGAAATACAACGTCCAACTCATCGGCGCGCAGCTTACCGCCATCAAGAAGGCCGAAGACCGCCTGATGTTCAAGGACGCCATGACGCGCATCGGCCTCGACGTGCCGAAATCCGCGCTGGTCAACAATCTTCGCGACGGCCTGGAATTTTCCGGCAAAATCGGTTTCCCGGTGATCCTGCGCCCATCGTTCACCCTCGGCGGCACCGGCGGCGGCATCGCCTACAACCGCGAAGAGCTGGTGGACCTGCTGGCGCGCGGCCTCGACCTCTCGCCCGTGCATGAGGTCCTGATCGAAGAATCCGTCCTCGGCTGGAAGGAATTCGAGCTGGAGGTCATGCGCGACCTGCGCGACAACGTCATCATCATCTGCTCAATCGAAAATTTCGATCCCATGGGCGTGCACACCGGCGATTCCATCACGGTTGCGCCTGCGCAGACTCTGACCGACCGCGAGTACCAGCGCATGCGCGACGCTGCCATCCGCGTCATCCGCGAGATCGGCGTCGAAACCGGCGGCTCAAACATCCAGTTCGCCGTCAATCCGAGCAACGGGCGCATGGTGGTGATCGAGATGAACCCGCGCGTCTCGCGCTCCTCGGCCTTGGCCAGTAAAGCCACCGGCTTCCCGATCGCCAAGATTGCCGCCAAGCTCGCCGTCGGCTACACCCTCGACGAGATTCCCAACGACATCACGCGCAAGACGCCCGCCTGCTTCGAACCCACGCTCGATTACGTGGTCGTCAAGATTCCCAAGTGGCAGTTCGAAAAATTTCCCGGCGCGGATGAAAGCCTGGGGCCGCAGATGAAGTCGGTCGGCGAGGTGATGGCGATCGGGCGCACCTTCAAGGAAGCGCTGCTCAAGGCGGTGCGTTCGCTGGAAACCGGCAAGAAACCCGGCACCGAAGACATTGAGCCCAAGATCCTGATCCAGCGCCTGGTCACGCCGCATCCCGAGCGCCTCTCCTACCTGCGCTACGCGCTGCGCCAGGGCCACACCGTGAAAGAGCTGGCGAAGATGACCTCGATTGACCCGTGGTTCCTCTACCAGCTCAAGGAAATCACGGACGTGCAGCTTGAAGTCGAGAAGCACCCCATCGAATCTGTGCCGACGGGCGTGATTCGCGAAGCCAAGCGTGCCGGCATCTCCGACAACCGCCTGGCGAGCGCGTGGCGCGTTTCCAACGGGCGCGGCGCGGCGGAGAAAATCCGCTACCTGCGCAAATCACGCGGCGTCTTCCCCGTGTACAAGCACGTGGACACCTGCGCCGCCGAGTTTGAGAGCTACACGCCGTACCTGTACTCGACATTCGAGGACGAGGACGAGGCCGCGCCGACGGAGAAGAAGAAGGTCATCATTCTCGGCGCCGGCCCGAACCGCATCGGCCAGGGAATCGAATTCGATTACTGCTGCTGCCATGCGGCCTTCGCGCTGCGCGACGACGGTTACGAAACCATCATGGTGAACTGCAACCCGGAAACGGTTTCCACCGACTACGACACCAGCGACCGCCTCTACTTCGAGCCGCTCACGCTCGAAGACGTCATGGCCGTGTATGAGCACGAAGCGCAGAGCGGCGCGCCCATCGGCGTGATCGTGCAGTTCGGCGGGCAGACGCCTTTGAACTTGGCGCTGCCGCTGAAAGCCGCGGGTGTCCCCATCATCGGGACCTCGCCGGAGTCCATCGATCTCGCGGAAGACCGCAAGCGCTTCGGAAAATTGCTGGACGAGCTGCAAATCCCGCAGCCGCCGGGCGCGATGGCAACCTCCATCGAAGAAGCGGTGGCGGGGGCGAACAAAGTCGGCTATCCGGTGCTGGTGCGGCCGTCGTACGTGCTCGGCGGGCGCGCCATGGTGATTGCTTACGACGACGAGTCCGTCATCAAGTACATGAAGGAAGCGGTCGAGTACTCGCAGGAACGCCCGGTGCTGGTTGACCACTTCCTGGAAGCCGCCGTCGAGGTGGACGTGGACGCGCTCTCCGACGGCGAAGACGTGGTCATCGGCGGCATCATGCAGCACATCGAGGAAGCGGGCATCCACAGCGGCGATTCGTCCTGCGTGCTGCCTTCCGTGGATCTTTCCGCGGACGTGCTCGCCACCATGCGCGAGTACACCTTCCGCCTGGCGCGCGCGCTCAAGGTCATCGGATTGATGAACGTGCAGTACGCCATCCAGCGCCATGACGGCGACTCGAAAGTTTTCGTGCTCGAGGTCAACCCGCGCGCCTCGCGCACCGTGCCGTATGTGTCGAAAGCAACGGGCGTGCCGCTGGCCAAGATCGCCTCGCGGCTGATGACCGGCCGCAAGCTGCGCGAGTTCCTGCCCGACAACATCGAGCGCGCCGCCGACCTCGACACCGGGCCCTATTCCTACGTCAAGTCGCCGGTATTTCCGTGGTCCAAGTTCCCCGGCGTGGATACCGTGCTCGGCCCGTAGATGAAATCCACCGGCGAAGTCATGGGCATCGCCGACAATTTCGGCGAGGCCTTCGCCAAGGCGCAGATCGCCGCCGGCAACCGCCTGCCCACGCACGGCGCGGTGTTCATCAGCGTTACCGATCGTGACAAGCCGCAGGCTGTGCCCATCGCCAGGCGGTTCGTGGATCTCGGATTCAAGTTGTTTGCCACCAGCGGCACCGCGCGGGTGCTGGAAGAAGCGAAGTTGACGGTGGAGCGCGTGTACAAAGTCAAGGAAGGGCGCCCCAACGTCGTGGACCTGATCAAGGGCGACCGCATCCAGCTCATCATCAACACGCCGCATGGCGCCGAGCCCTGGTTCGACGAAAAATCCATTCGCCGCGCCGCCGTCACCCACCACGTCCAGACCATCACCACCCTGGCCGCCGCGCGCGCCGCCGCCGACGGCATCGCCGCCCTGCAACAGGGCCACACCAGCGTTCGCGCCCTCCAGGCCCTGCACGCGCAACGAGCGGCCGTGCGCTGAAACCGGGAGCTTAACCACAGAGGACACGGAGGAAAGGGAGGCGAATCACCCTTTTCGAGGGCTTGTCTCGCAAGTACAATCGGCTGTCTCCTAGGTGCTCCGAATGAAGAATCTTGTCTGTGTTCTCTTTGTTCTCTGTGGTTCCGCGTTTGGGCAGACTGTGTCCGCACAGCCGAGGGCGGCTGTGCCACACCGTCCGGTCCACACCTTCTCCATCGTTGCCCGCGATCCCGCCAGCGGACAGATCGGTGTCGCCGTGCAGTCGCATTGGTTCTCCGTCGGCCAGATTGTGCCATGGGCGGAAGCGGGCGTCGGCGCGGTGGCGACACAGTCGTTCGTTGACCCGAGCTACGGACCGCTGGGGCTGGACCTAATGCGCGCGGGAAAGAGCGCGCGAGAGGCCTTGCAAGCGCTGATGCACGCTGATAAGGCCTACGATGTTCGACAAGTTGCCATGATCGATGCCCAGGGTCGTGTTGCAGCGATGACTGGGTGCAAGGACATTCAAGCGGCCGGCCACGTCGTTAACGGGTCGACTACGCCGGCTGTGTACAGAGTCGAGGGGTCGCCATGCACGACGCATTGGGGTTTTGGCCGGGATTTCTCCACCGAAGCCAACCTCATGTCGAACGACAAGGTCTGGCCCGCCATGGCGAAGGCCTACCAGGAAGCCAAGGGAGATCTCGCCGACCGCATGCTCGCCGCGCTCGATGCGGCGCAGGCGGTCGGCGGAGACATTCGTGGCAGGCAATCCGCCGCGCTGATCGTGGTGGAAGGGAAGCGGCAGAATGCGCCGTGGGAA
Coding sequences within:
- a CDS encoding DUF1028 domain-containing protein, producing the protein MKNLVCVLFVLCGSAFGQTVSAQPRAAVPHRPVHTFSIVARDPASGQIGVAVQSHWFSVGQIVPWAEAGVGAVATQSFVDPSYGPLGLDLMRAGKSAREALQALMHADKAYDVRQVAMIDAQGRVAAMTGCKDIQAAGHVVNGSTTPAVYRVEGSPCTTHWGFGRDFSTEANLMSNDKVWPAMAKAYQEAKGDLADRMLAALDAAQAVGGDIRGRQSAALIVVEGKRQNAPWEGRVFDLRVDDAAEPLKELRRLVVLQRAYNHMNAGDLAVGHKDNEAALREYAEAEKIASDTPGILPSRLAEMIYWHAVALVNMNRVEDSLPLFKKCFSIQKSWAELTPRLPASGLLPNDPALIERIVQQQNR